The sequence AATAAAAAAAAGATAAATGAACCCCTGATCGGCGCGCATATGTCGATTAGCGGGGGGCTGCATCTTGCCATCGAACGTGGAAAAAATATCAACTGCAGGGCAATTCAGATATTTACACGAAACAGCAACAGGTGGAATTCCAAAGAAATAACAGACGAAGAATCGCAGAAATTTATAACAGCCAGAAAAGAGTCTGGTATTAATCCAGTTTTTGCCCATGATATCTATCTTATTAATCTTGCCAGCCCTGATGATAAAATATTTGAGATGTCTATGAAGTCGTTCCTTGAAGAGGTAAGAAGAGCAGAACAACTGAAGCTTGATTTTCTTGTTTTTCATCCCGGTGCACACAAAGGGAGTGGCGGTAAAGAGGGGGTGAAAAAGATATCAGGGGCCTTAAAAGAAATTTTGGGGAAAACAGAAGGTTTTGCTGTTAAGTTACTTTTTGAAACAACAGCCGGGCAGGGGACATCCATTGGAGCTAGCTTTGAAGAACTTGCTGATTTAATGGAACAGACCGGCAACAAAGAACGACTTGGAGTCTGCATTGATACATGCCATATTTTTGCTGCCGGTTATGATATAAGAACCGCGGGGAGCTATAAGGAAACATTGTCAAAATTTAATGAAATTGTTGGGATTGATTATATAAAGGCGATACACATTAATGATTCAAAGGGTGATTTGGGATCCCATCTTGACAGACATGAACATATTGGGAAAGGCCACTTGGGCAAAGATACATTTAAATATATTCTTAACGATGAACGTTTCTATGCTATCCCCAAGGTACTTGAAACACCTAAGGGCGCAGACATGAAAGAAGATATTGAAAATATGTATTTTTTAAGACAACTTATGTCGGCTACGTGAAAAAAAATCCCCCCTGTGTCGGATTTGTGAACACTTTTTCTGTTTCTCCTAAAAGAGATTAGAATGTTGATTTATAAATGAATTATAGGTTTTATGATTTTGTTTCTAAAAAAGTGTTTTCTAATCTGTCGGATTTTTAGACAAATAGGTATGGTAACAGTACCTCTCAGAGATAGTGATGATGTTATATAAAACTTTTATAATACAAAGAGTTATGCATATGAAAGGCTGGTCTGATTTTCTTGGCACAAAATTTGCAAAAACTAAATCAACAAAGTATAAATATTAAACGGAGGATGATTCATGAAGAGTCTAATTATAACGTTAGCAATAGTAATAACTGTACTATTTAGTAGCTATCAGGTAGAAGCTGCAATTCAGCTTGCGCCAACCGCGGAAGGTACATCGGGAAAGATTTTTTATCCCAATAGCGCATCGTCAGCTACAGGAGTGACAACCAACTTTGGAACTAATATTAATGGACTTCCCAACTTTTATACAACCACCACCGGTGGTTCGACTGTGAATATCGGGCCATTTATAAATGCGGGAAGATACATTGATACTACAGCTTCAGGTGGGTCAGCGCATGTTTATCTTAAGGGAATATTAGAATTTGATATTTCTTCATTATCAGGTTCTGTGACCTCTGCGTTGTTAACACTCGACTTTACAGGATTAAATGGATTTCTCGGCAATCCGGGGACTCTTAAATTATATGATATGGCTGAATCAACAGAAGATGGAGCTATTACAGGTAATGAAATAAAAGGCTCATATATAGCAGATATATTCAGCTATACTCCATCAAGTGTTCCCGCAGCCGGAATCTATACAATCGACGTAACTTCCGTGGTTGCAGCTGATCTTGCAAATATAGGCTCAAATGGTTTCAGCGGCTTTGTACTTGACTACACAACCCCAGATGCAACATTGCCATTTAATTCATTCTTTGATGTTTTTGCAGTAGCCCAGTTTAACAATTACCAGACAGGTCCTAACGAAGGTTCAACACTTACAATTGAAACAGGACCTCAGCCTGTTCCTGAACCGGCAACCATTCTTCTTATTGGCGGCGGTTTGGTAGGTCTGTTCTTTGCAAGACGCAAAAGAAGCTAATTTCAACATCAGGCAAAAGAATATAAAATTCAGATGCCCGCTCAAATTGAGCGGGCATTTTTTATTATTAGCAGTTGACACCATCAACAACCTTAACTAAAATCCTCACCTATGAATTATAATCAGATTATAAGATGTCTTCTGTCACTCATCATTATGTCTTCTGTGTTGAGTTTTACCGCACAATCAAAAGCCCTTGTTGAACCTGAAGCCGTTGGTGGTGTGAGGAACGGTCAGAATACTTCTACCGGCGGCACAGCAGGTGAAAACGTAGATATTAATACGCTTATCAGGGAATCAGAAAAAAATCCTTCAGATATTTCCTTAAAAGAGAAGCTTGCTATCGCTTATATAAAAGAGAAAAAATATGATAATGCGATTCAGATTTTTCAGAAGATTCTTTCTATTAATTCAGGGTCTGCCATTCATCATAATGCCCTTGGAAGCGTTTACGGATTGAAAGGGGATATCAATAAAGCCGTAGAAGAGTATAAACTGGCAGTGAAATTTGATCCCGGTTTTGCCGAGGCTCATAAAAACTTAGGAAATGCATATATAGGAGAAAAGAAATTGGACGAGGCTTTGAAGGAATTTAATACTGCACTTAAACTTAAACCTGATTATTTCAGCGTTATGAACAATATTGCCTCGCTTTATCTCTTACAGCAAAAATATGATGAGGCCCTAAAAAAAGTCGACGAAGTGCTTACTCGCTCTCCTTCATATATTCCAGCCTTGAGAATGAAAGGGATAATTTATTTAAGATCCGGCAAATATAAGGAAGCTACCAAGGAATTTCTGGATGTACAGGAGAAAAATCCCAAAGATCCGCTCAATACGAAATACCTTGCCGGCGCTTATGTTAGAATGGGAGATTTCATAAAAGCTGTAGAGTATTGTAAAAAGTATATTGAGCTTATGCCTTCTACATCTGATATACAGGATTATAAAGATTTCATTAAAATTTATGGCAATTAGAAAACAAGTGAAAATCAAACCAATATTTTTTCCTGTAAGCATTGTAATATTTTTACTATTTTTCATTTCCTGCTCGGAAAAGAAGCTGCAAAAAATCAAACCGAAGAATGTTCTCATTATAACCATGGATACAACCCGGGCTGACAGGCTCAGGTGTTATGGGAATAAAAATATCGTGACATCGAATATAGATACTCTTTTCAAGAGAGGTTATATGTTTGCTAATGCGGTAAGTCCTGCGCCTGTCACGCTTCCGAGCCATTCATCGATAATGACAGGATTGTTTCCCATAAACCACGGGGCAAGAGACAACAGCATATACAGGCTTTCCCCTGACAATGTCACACTTGCAGAGGTATTGAAGGAAAAAGGATATAACACGGCTGCTTTTGTAAGCAGCTTCATACTTGACTCACAGTACGGAGTTAATCAGGGATTTGCAACTTACAATGACCGGTTTTTACACCCCCAGCAGAAGGGAAGACTTCCTGTAGAAAGGAGGGGTATTGAAACCGCGACCCTTGCTGCTGAGTGGCTGAAAAATAATGCAGGCAAAGAGCCCTTTTTCATGTGGACCCATTTTTATGACCCTCATGCTGAATATGATCCTCCAGAGCCTTTTAAGACAGCCTATGAGAGCGACCCTTATAACGGTGAAATCGCTTACACTGATATGTGCATAGGGCTCCTGATTGACGAACTTAAAAAAGATAATCTTTTTGATTCCACATTGATAGTAATCACGGCAGACCATGGCGAAAGTCTTAATGAACACAATGAGCAGACACATGGCATGTTTGTTTATGACAGCACCCTTCATGTCCCTCTTATAATAAGTTACAGAGGCTTTACTGAGGGTGGAGAAAAAATAAATGATCAGGTAAGGTCTGTTGATATTTTCCCCACAGTACTTGAGCTTTTGGGGATAACTAACAATTCCAAAACAGACGGCAAAAGCATCGTCCCGCTCATGAATGGGGAAAAAATGGAAGAGCTTCCATCATACTGCGAAGCGGAGATACCAAAATCGTTTTACTGGAATGCCCTTAAAGGCGTCCGCTATAAAGGGTGGGAATATATTTATGGAAGAAAGCCGGAACTTTATAACCTTGAAAAAGATCCGGCTGAAAAAGAGAACCTGATTTCCAAGGAGGGCGCTAAAGCAGCCGAACTTCAGGGTATTTTAAAGAAGATTGTGGAAGATAGAAACAAAAGAATCTCAACTAGCATTGCCCCCGTTGATGAAGAAACAGTCGAAAGGCTGAAAAGTCTCGGTTATTTCCAGGCAGGGGGCACGAGCGGCAAGGAAGGGAAGGATGAAGAGTTCCTGACCAGTTTCACGCGTCCCGACCCATCAGAACAGATCTCACTTTACAGGAAATACCAGAGGCTCACCAATCTGGCTGATTCAAAAGAATATGAACCGGCTGAAAAGGGATTGCTTGAAATAATAAGACAGGACCCTCAGAACCCGAGATTCATTGCCACTCTTGGCAAGATGTACGAGGATATGGGGAAAATAGAAGATGCTATTTTCAGATATGAGGAGGCATCAAAGATAGACAAGGATAACAGCAGGTACTATTTCCTCATCGGAAACCTTTACGGCAAGGAAGGCAAAGAAGAAAAGGCAGTCGATTTCTACAGGAAAACCCTGATATCAGACCCGTCCCATTTCATGGCGCATTATAACCTTGGCAGGCATTACACTGTAAAGGGGAAATTTGAAGATGCAATAAAAGAGTACGAGACTACACTGAAATTAAAGCCCGATCATTCCTATTCCTTAAATAATCTGGCCTATATTTATATAGAAAAATTCAAGGATGTTAAAAAAGGAGTGGAATATTTAAAGGAAGCTGCAAAGTCAGCGCCCGGCACACCTTTTATAAGGGATAATCTTGGATGGGCCCTGATGGAAGCAGGCGACTATAACGGTGCGATAGAAGAGTGTTCAGCTGCTGTTAAGATTGATCCCAATAATCCGCAATATCTTCTCCATCTCGGTGATGCCTATAAGAAGAAAGGGAACAGGGAGATGGCATTAGAAAACTGGAAAAAAGCGCTTGAGATTAAGCCTGATTTTAAGGAAGCAAAGGACAGGCTTAAGGCAGGCTGATCTGAATATAATAATGATAAAAACTTTTTATATGGTAAGACCCCCAGCTTCTGCCTGGGGTGCGTCGATTTAATCTTGTCTTCTCAGAACATATCCCCTGCAAGGCTCTCAGCATTCCGCATAATAAAGTCCTTTGAGTCAAAAGGTGCATTGCATTTAAAGGACCTCATTGGAAAAGAGTTCTCTCAAAATACACATTCACAATCAGACAAAGGGCTTGCCACTGAAATAGCTTATGGAGTTACACGGTGGAGACTTTATCTTGATTCTAAGATTGACAGCAAATACAAGGCAAAAAGGGATATAATGATAATCCTCCGCATGTCTCTTTATCAGCTTATCTTCCTGTCAAAGATTCCTGCACATGCCATTGTTGATGAGGCGGTGAAAATGGTGCGGTTTTTCGATGAAGAAAAAACATGCGGTTTTGTTAACTGGTTTTTAAGGGATTTTATAAGAAAAAATAAAAAGATCGCTAAGGACATAAAAGCAGATACAGCAAAAGAAATATCTGTGAATTTTTCCTTTCCTCTGTGGCTTGTAACAAGATGGATCAAAGCGTTTGGCATTGAAAAGACCGCTGCCATATGTGAAGCACAAAACAGGATTGCCGGGATTTCGCTGAAAGTAAACACTCTTAAAATAACTCCGGACGGCTTTGAATTTCTCCTCAAATTAGAAGGATTAACGTTCAGCAGGTCGAAATATTTTGATGAAGTATTCAATGTAAAAAGTGCCGGCAATAAAATTCTAAGACTCATCAATGACGGGTATTGCTATGTTCAGGATGAAGCATCTGCCGCAGTCGGGGAGATTCTTTCACCGCGAAGGGAAGAAATGATTTTGGACATGTGTGCCTCTCCCGGGGGAAAATCCCTCCACATAGCAAATCTAACCGGGAACGGGGCATTTCTGGTGAGCATGGATAAGAATTATGAACGCACAGCGATTGTAAAAGAAAATGCAGAGCTTTATGGTGCATCCTGCGTAAACCCTGTTGCCGCAGATGCTTTAGAATATTCAGGTCTTTTTAAAGCGAAATTCGACAGGATCCTTGTTGACGCTCCCTGCTCCGGTACGGGTATCATACGCCGCCACCCTGATATCAAATGGAGAAGACGCGAAAGCGATATTTCGATGTTCTCAGATTTGCAGTTAAAGCTTCTTAAGGCAGGCACAAGAGCCGCAAAACCCGGCGGAATAATTGTTTACAGCACCTGCACACTTGAAAAAGAAGAGTGCGAGGACATTGTATATAAGCTCATGGAAGATGATAAAGGGGTTTCTTTATTGAATATAAAAGAAACACTTCGAGAACCTCTTCAAAAGTTTGTTAACAAAAAAGGCTTTTTCCGAACATTACCCACAGATGGTATGGATGGCTTTTTCTGCGCTTTGATTAAAAAAATATAGCTTCATTCCTGATAGTTTATCTTATAGACAAGATAAGGACCTGTTTCATATAAAAAGGTAAATCTGTAATCCAAGTTTTTAAGGCTGATAGAATTTCCTTCCCTATTGAAATATTCTTTCAATACTCCGTCAGGGTAATATAAAAAAATGGAAGGTTTTTCCTGTTCAAGATATCTTAACAGCCCATTATCATTCAGTGAATAAAAACCATTGCAGCTCTTTATTCCCACATAGGGGGCAGACATAAAAACTCTTCCAAGGTTTTTGGGAGATATTCCGGAACGTACGGCAATATTACTGATAAACCAATCATAGTTATCTATCAGAAGCTTCTCGGTTTTTGGAACAGATGCAAATTTTTCTGACAAAGTTATCTCCCATTGCGGAGCTTTATAGGCTTTTAATTCTCCGCCGGAGAAGAAAATCCCCCAGAAAGAAATTAATATAGAAGAAATAAATCCAACAAAAATTAATATTTTTTTTGTCTGTTCTTTTTTAATAAAATTAACTTCCTCAATGAAAAAGAAAAAATATGGAATTGAAATAATGGCAATTATCATGAGAAACCTGTATTGCGGATTAGCATTTACCTTTATTGATTCGTAAATAAAAAAAGACAGATATCCAACAAATAGGACTCCAAGCTCATAACGTTTTCTCTGCAGAAAAGAGAGGAAAATGCCAAAGAACGAACCAACTGCAATAATCGGCCCTACTAATTTTATAAATTTAACAGGATAAATAAAAAACTTTTCCCAGAATCCTCCTATTTTATATCTTTCAGAGGCTACATTAAGCGAATAGTAAGGAAGGATGTCCCCCATTTGCACGAAGGTGCTGATCATCCATAAGGACGGAAGCAAAAGTGTTGAAAAACTGTAAACAAGAGATTTTTTGATGCCAGTTTCCAGCACGCGCAGCACGATAAGCAGCGGGACAAAAACCCAAAATTCTATTCTTATCATTGAAGAAAGGCCAATAAAAAGACCTGCGGATATGGACGTTAAAGTATTCAATCTTTTTTCACATAGCGAAAGGGAAAATCCTGTTATGAGAAAAAATAATGCCGGAGCTTCAGACCATGACTGTGCAGAATAAGAAATATGCACGCCTAATAATGAAAAAAGAATACAGGAGAATAAAGCGTTGGTTCTGCCAAAAATATGTTTTAATAAAAGATATAGCGGGATTACGGTTAATGATCCAAACAATAAGCTTAAAACCCTTGGAGCTATTAGAGGATTATTCCATAACAGGAGCATTCCGGAAATTAGATATGTATGAAGCGGAAGCCAGTAACTGCTTAAAATAAAATGAGGATTTTCAAGCCATTCAAGAGAATTAATAATGCGTTCCCAGGGGTCCCCCGGCCTGTTATCTGTGAATATTAAAAAAATACATCTTGTCAGAAAACAGATTAAAAAAAGGAAAAATAAATCTATGGTTTTTTTGTTTTTAAAAAAAGGTAATTGTTTTGTCACATTAACAGAAAGTACGGGTTGATTATCATAATAAGTTTATTGGGTTAATCAGTGTTAACATTTTTCAACAGGCTTTTCTTTCTCAAAATCAGATTTATATAACGGAGTATTGTATATATGAATTTCATTTTTGAGCTGCCTTTCTTCATATCATATCTTAATACAAGAGGGACCTCATCAATTGATGCACCCAAAGATGATAATTTTATAAGGATCTCGCTCATGCAAACAAAACTTGACTCACTTACCAGATTGTCTCCGTAAATATCAAAAGCTTTTCTTAAAAATGATGGTTTGTAAGCTCTAAACCCGCATGTACAATCTTTTGCAGCGCCTACATTGAATCCTGACTTAATTATTATACTTGCTGTCCTGCTTAAGACTTTGCGAATAGGTGAGAGTCCGACTTCTCTGCCGCCTTTGGCATATCTCGATGCAATAACTATATCAAAGCCTTCATTAATCTTATTAATCATTGGTATGAACAGAGACGGAGGATGAGTATTGTCGGCGTCGAGGGTTATTATTATGTCTCCATTTTCCTTTTTCTTTAAAGCGTGCTTAAGGCCATTGAGAATGGCTTTACCAAGGCCCATATTTTTGCCATGGTCGAATATCTCAAGCGGCATATTATTTTCATATTTATGTGCAACATCGAGTGTTTTGTCAGTACTGCCGTCATTAACAACTAATACTTTGTAGTGGTAATCTTTATCCTGAAATGTTTCTTTTATTGTATTTAAAAGAAGCGGCAAAGACTCTTCTTCATTATAAGCAGGTAATATTATCCAGATCATAATCAGACGGTTAAGGTAACTTACTAATATGTTTAATTGAATATGCCATAGTCATTATGGCTCTGCAATGTTTTTTATAAATAAAATATGACTGACATTATATACATTTCTTAATTCTTTCTATCTCCTTGACATAATAAAAAAAATCATTTTTTATAGGCGGAGTTTCTTTATAAAAAAACTACTGACGAGGAGGTTGTCCGGTGGAGCCGAAGATAAAAGAAAAGATTCCGCTTAAAGGCATACGCGCCCGTATTGCAACCAAGATGACGCAGAGCTGGACAAATGCCCCGAGGGTCGCAGAGATTGTCCTTATCAACATGGAAAATGCCAAAAAAGCAGCCGATGCGCAAAAGCAGGATGGTGTTACGATAAATGACCTTATAATAAAATCCTGTGCCTTAGCACTTAAAAAACAGCCCCTTATGAACTCCGCTATAATCGGCGAGGAAATCCTTGTGTTCGAAAGTATAAATGTTGCCTTTGCGGTAGCACTTGATGAAGGGCTTATAACACCGGTAATACCTGACGCAGATGCACTTGACCTTAAAAGCCTTGCGGCAAAGCGTGAAGATGTTGCAAACCGAGTACGTGCAGGGCAAAGGTCTGCTGACATATTAACAGGCGGCACCTTTACCATTACAAATCTCGGTGGATTTGGTATTGAAATATTTACTCCAATCATAAATTACCCGCAGTGCGGGATATTAGGTGTCGGCAAGGCATTACAGCGCCCTGTTGTGGAAGACGGCAAAGTAGTTCCACAGCTTAACATGTATGCCTCCCTTGTTTTCGACCACAGAATAATAGACGGAGCACCGGCAGCAAAGTTTTTAAATGAAATAAAGACAGGGCTTGAGAAGCCTGAGACACTAATTTAATTGGGGATAATTGAGTCATAAAAATAGAACCACAGAACAGAGATTATAGAACAGGAGTGATTCCTTCTGTGTACTCTGTGGTTAATTCTTTTAAAGGGTGTTTCTATGAGCAAAGAGATTTTTGATCTTGAAGGTAAGGTTGCAATAGTAACAGGCGCAGGGAAGGGTATCGGCAGGGCGCTGTCAATAGGCCTGGCAGAGTTTGGCTGCGATCTTGTCCTTGTTGCGCGCACTCTCTCTGACCTTGAGAGCGTTGCGGCAGAGATTGAAAAGAAAGGTAAGAGGGCACTTGCCTGTCCCACTGATGTCACAAATGAAGACCAGGTAAATGACATGGTAAAAAAAGCCGTGGAAAAATTCGGCAAGATAGACATCCTCGTAAATAACTCAGGTATAAGCGGAGACAAGCCGGTTCTCAAGATGGAAGCAAGCTACTGGGACTGGATAATGTCTGTGAACCTTCGCGGCCCGTTTTTGTGCGCAAAGGCGGCAGGTGCACAGATGGCAAAACAGAAAAGCGGTAAGGTCGTAAATGTTTCTTCGATAACTTTCCAGATGGCAATACCCAACATGACATCATACAGCGCCTCAAAAGCAGGACTCGTTCAGTTTACCAAAGTGCTCGCCCTTGAATGGGTAAAATATAATATACAGGTAAACGCTGTGTGTCCCGGCTATTTCAGGACACCCATGAATGAAGCGTTCTTTTCAAGCGAGGCAGGGAAAAAAGTCATTGAGCAGACGCTTCCTATGAAAAGACTTGGCGAGCCTGAAGAGATTCTTGGCGCTGTCGTGTTCTTTGCATCAAAGGCTTCTGATTTTACGACAGGGGCAGTCCTTGTCGTTGACGGCGGTCAGATCTTAGGTAAATAGTTTTTTTGATGAGGTTATTGAAAAAAGTTTTTACCACAGAGTTCACAGAGAAAAAATACTCTGAGTCCTCTGTGGTTGAAATCATTTTGTAAAATGTTCTAATTGTAAAAAATAACAAATAGCGGAGGCAGGAGATGAGCATCATTATCGGGAGAAATAAGAACCTCAGAAGGCTTCTCGAATTTCAGGCAGAGGTGCGTCCAAACCAGATTTTCATCATATTCATAGATAAAGATGAAAATGTAGAAACCTTGACTTACAGGGAATTCAACCTAAAGGTAAACCAGTTTGCCAATTATCTTCTGGGCATCGGGATAAAGAAGGGGGATTTCGTTACATGCAACCTTCCTAATTCCACGGGTTTCTGCCTTACATGGTTTGCCACATCCAAGATAGGCGCCATAATGATCCCGACCAATACAATGTCGCGCGCTGATGAGATGCAGTATATGCTCGAACATTCCGGTTCAACTACGCTGGTCACAGACCCTGAATTTATGGAGATGATTAACAGCATAAAGCCGCAATGTCCAAAGCTTAGGAATATCATCCTTTACCGCGCAGAAGAAGCGGCACCGGGAACAGTCCTTTTAAACGATATACTGAAGGACCAGCCTGCGGAGCTGAAAAAAATAGTTGATGTCGGTCCCATGGATGTTTCCAACATGCTCTATACATCAGGGACAACAGCAAGACCGAAGGGAGTTCTTTTAACTCACGGCAACTCACTCTGGATAGGGGAGAGCATGGCATGCGAGCAGAAGCTTACGCACGAAGACAGGCACATCTGCGTGCTTCCTCTCTTTCATGTCAATGCCCAGTACATCTCGTTTATGCCGACCATAACAGCCGGGGCAAGCATAATAGTATGCGAACGTTTCAGCGCATCAAGGTATTACAGGCATGTCCGCGAATACGGGGCCACAATCACAAGCTTAGTCGCTACCAACGTAAGGCAGCTCTTAGCCCAGCCGCGCCATCCCCACGATGCAGAAAACAAAATGAGAAGGATATGTTTTGCCATTGCCATCACAGATGAACAGTGGGATGAGTTTGAGGCAAGATTTAACTGCACGCTTCATGACCTTTACGGGCTCACTGAAACGCTCGCTCCCTGCACGTTCACTGCAATGCATGCAAAGAGGAAAAGAGGCTCTGTCGGGCTTCCTGCCTTTGGCATTGAGATAAAGATAGTTGATGATGAAAGAAAAGAAATTCCCATCGGCGAGGTTGGCGAGATTGCGGTTTGCGGAACCCCGGGGATTCAGCTCATGAAGGGCTATTATAAGAACCCGGAAGCCACGGCCGCAGTTCTGGATGAGAACAACTGGTTTTATACCGGCGATTTTGGGAAGATGGACGACGAAGGGTATGTCTATTTCGTTGACAGGAAGAAAGATGTAATAAAACGGGCAGGCGAGAACATTGCCGCATGCGAGGTCGAAAGGGTGCTGAACGAACACCCTGCAATATCTGAAACAGCCGTTATTGGTGTCCCTGATGAAATGAGGGATGAAGCGGTAAAGGCATTTATAATTTTAAAAGAAGGGCACAACCCTACTGAAGAGGAGCTCAAGGCGTACTGCGGAGAAAAACTTGCGAAATTCAAGATACCGCAGTACATAGAAGTTGTTGCTTCCTTCCCAAAGACTTCTATTGGGAAGATCCAGAAAAATATTCTTAAAAAAGCAGAGCTTGAAAAGTTAAACAGAAAGGGTTAATTAGTCATCCGTATGGATTATAAATTTGACCTTCGCGTCCACCGCGTAGAAAAGAAAAATCTTGGCAACAGGGAAGAGCTTGCAAGACTGCTCTCTTCATTGAAGTCAAAAAAAGGAGACTCAACCTGGCCGGAGAAGTTTATAAAGGCAGGGGAAAATCTTTATTTTGGCGGTAAAGTTGAGATTGACACTGACAAGTGTATCGCCTGCGGAGCTTGCGCCGAGATATGTCCCACAGGAGCCATTGAGGTTGTTGACAGGGATGGGAAGCGTTTCATCTCTCACAACCTTCAAATCTGCGTTGGCTGCCGCAAATGTGAGGGAAGCTGCGATGACAAGGCGATAAAAGCTGTTCCCGGATTAGAGCTTAAAGCTTTTTTTGAAGGAAGGTCCGAACCCAAAAAAGAAGCAGACCTCATAGCATGCAAGCAGTGCGGAAGACCAGTAGGTCCTGCCCAGGCAATAGAGAAAATAAAGAAAACCCTTGAAAAAGAATCACACCTCCACAGCGAGCTTGACTTTTGCCAGAAGTGCCGCAAATGGCGTGCCGCGTACGAGGCTGTGCCGCGTCTTTCCATGCTTCTTGGCAGGACGCATTCTGATATAACCGGAAATGAAAGCAGTGACCCGAAATGAAATCAGTAAAAAGACAAGAGAAACAGGAAACGGAAAATAAAGCCGGAGCAGCTCTGCCTCAGAATGCTGTTTTTCTGTGCAGTTGCGCCGGAGAAATAGATAAAGTCATAAACCCGGAACGGGTTCTTAAAGCGCTCGAATCTTCCGGCAAATTCGCGAATATATACCGCCATGATTCCCTTTGCCAGCCCAACGGGATCCGCGCCATAGCAGACAGTGTAAAAGATAGTGGCACGGAAAAATTCCTCATTGCCGCATGTTCACCGCAGAGCATCGGAAAAATATTCAAAGAAGGGCTTGAGCGCGCAGGCATAGATACAAGCCGTTATTCCATAGTTAACATAAGGGAAGGCTGTGCCTGGCCTCATGCGAATGAGCCTGAGCTTGCAACTGAAAAATCGATTTCAATGATAAAGACAGCATGGATGGGGCTTAAATCATCCGTAGAAAAAGACACCGAAGTAAGAGGGATAAATGAGAGCGCCATTGTAATAGGCGGCGGTCCTGCCGGAATATCAGCAGCCTTTGAACTTGCAGAGTCGGGAATAAAGACTACGATAATCGAGAAAAAGCATGTACTTGGCGGATTTGCAAACAAGCTCGGCATTGTGGCGCCTACGAATGACTGTGCCCTTTGTACCGCATTTCTGGATACCGGCAACCTCGAGGTTTGTAGAAAATGTATTTACAGGAGCCGCATAGATTCACAGTCTAATCTGAAAATAGTCACAAAGGGAAAAGTCACAGGGATAAGCGGAGAGCCGGGGAATTTCACCGTAAAAGTTGCAAAAGAGCCGCGTTATGTTGATGTGGATAAATGTATTCTCTG is a genomic window of Candidatus Schekmanbacteria bacterium containing:
- a CDS encoding deoxyribonuclease IV, with the translated sequence MIAETNKKKINEPLIGAHMSISGGLHLAIERGKNINCRAIQIFTRNSNRWNSKEITDEESQKFITARKESGINPVFAHDIYLINLASPDDKIFEMSMKSFLEEVRRAEQLKLDFLVFHPGAHKGSGGKEGVKKISGALKEILGKTEGFAVKLLFETTAGQGTSIGASFEELADLMEQTGNKERLGVCIDTCHIFAAGYDIRTAGSYKETLSKFNEIVGIDYIKAIHINDSKGDLGSHLDRHEHIGKGHLGKDTFKYILNDERFYAIPKVLETPKGADMKEDIENMYFLRQLMSAT
- a CDS encoding PEP-CTERM sorting domain-containing protein, producing MKSLIITLAIVITVLFSSYQVEAAIQLAPTAEGTSGKIFYPNSASSATGVTTNFGTNINGLPNFYTTTTGGSTVNIGPFINAGRYIDTTASGGSAHVYLKGILEFDISSLSGSVTSALLTLDFTGLNGFLGNPGTLKLYDMAESTEDGAITGNEIKGSYIADIFSYTPSSVPAAGIYTIDVTSVVAADLANIGSNGFSGFVLDYTTPDATLPFNSFFDVFAVAQFNNYQTGPNEGSTLTIETGPQPVPEPATILLIGGGLVGLFFARRKRS
- the rsmB gene encoding 16S rRNA (cytosine(967)-C(5))-methyltransferase RsmB encodes the protein MSSQNISPARLSAFRIIKSFESKGALHLKDLIGKEFSQNTHSQSDKGLATEIAYGVTRWRLYLDSKIDSKYKAKRDIMIILRMSLYQLIFLSKIPAHAIVDEAVKMVRFFDEEKTCGFVNWFLRDFIRKNKKIAKDIKADTAKEISVNFSFPLWLVTRWIKAFGIEKTAAICEAQNRIAGISLKVNTLKITPDGFEFLLKLEGLTFSRSKYFDEVFNVKSAGNKILRLINDGYCYVQDEASAAVGEILSPRREEMILDMCASPGGKSLHIANLTGNGAFLVSMDKNYERTAIVKENAELYGASCVNPVAADALEYSGLFKAKFDRILVDAPCSGTGIIRRHPDIKWRRRESDISMFSDLQLKLLKAGTRAAKPGGIIVYSTCTLEKEECEDIVYKLMEDDKGVSLLNIKETLREPLQKFVNKKGFFRTLPTDGMDGFFCALIKKI
- a CDS encoding tetratricopeptide repeat protein; its protein translation is MNYNQIIRCLLSLIIMSSVLSFTAQSKALVEPEAVGGVRNGQNTSTGGTAGENVDINTLIRESEKNPSDISLKEKLAIAYIKEKKYDNAIQIFQKILSINSGSAIHHNALGSVYGLKGDINKAVEEYKLAVKFDPGFAEAHKNLGNAYIGEKKLDEALKEFNTALKLKPDYFSVMNNIASLYLLQQKYDEALKKVDEVLTRSPSYIPALRMKGIIYLRSGKYKEATKEFLDVQEKNPKDPLNTKYLAGAYVRMGDFIKAVEYCKKYIELMPSTSDIQDYKDFIKIYGN
- a CDS encoding sulfatase-like hydrolase/transferase: MDTTRADRLRCYGNKNIVTSNIDTLFKRGYMFANAVSPAPVTLPSHSSIMTGLFPINHGARDNSIYRLSPDNVTLAEVLKEKGYNTAAFVSSFILDSQYGVNQGFATYNDRFLHPQQKGRLPVERRGIETATLAAEWLKNNAGKEPFFMWTHFYDPHAEYDPPEPFKTAYESDPYNGEIAYTDMCIGLLIDELKKDNLFDSTLIVITADHGESLNEHNEQTHGMFVYDSTLHVPLIISYRGFTEGGEKINDQVRSVDIFPTVLELLGITNNSKTDGKSIVPLMNGEKMEELPSYCEAEIPKSFYWNALKGVRYKGWEYIYGRKPELYNLEKDPAEKENLISKEGAKAAELQGILKKIVEDRNKRISTSIAPVDEETVERLKSLGYFQAGGTSGKEGKDEEFLTSFTRPDPSEQISLYRKYQRLTNLADSKEYEPAEKGLLEIIRQDPQNPRFIATLGKMYEDMGKIEDAIFRYEEASKIDKDNSRYYFLIGNLYGKEGKEEKAVDFYRKTLISDPSHFMAHYNLGRHYTVKGKFEDAIKEYETTLKLKPDHSYSLNNLAYIYIEKFKDVKKGVEYLKEAAKSAPGTPFIRDNLGWALMEAGDYNGAIEECSAAVKIDPNNPQYLLHLGDAYKKKGNREMALENWKKALEIKPDFKEAKDRLKAG